CAGGTCGACCCCCTGAATGAGGGCCGCCAGCGCGGGCGTGTACAGCGTGTCGGAGAAGAAGGCGTAGCGGCGCGGCACGGGCGGCGGGCCGGCCACGTCGGCGTGGCGCAGGCCGGGCTGGGTGCCGTCGGCTTCGAGGTCGAGGCCCTGGGCCAGGCGCGCCAACTGCTCGGGGCGCAGGCCGGCGGGCAGCTTTTCCTTCAGGAGGTTGGCCCGTCGGGGCTTTTCCGAGAACAGGTAGCCGCTGCACGGAATGCGGTGGCGCATGGGCAGCGAAGCCACGCTGATGACGTCGTCCTCGTACACCACGGCGTGGGCCTCCGTGTCGATGGGCGTAAACTCCATGGCGAAGGCCAGGTGCATGTTCGAGACGCGGGCCTGGGTGATGAGCACCTCGTCGAGGCCGGGCGGGCCAACGATGCGCAGCGGCTGGGTGCGCCCCTGCAGGTGCATGGTGCCCAGCAGCCCAAACAGCCCAAAGTAATGGTCGCCGTGCAGGTGCGAGACGAAAACGGCCCGCAGGTGGTGGGGACGCACGCGGTGTTCCAGCATCTGCCATTGCGTGCCCTCGCCGCAGTCGATGAGGTAGGACGCCGCGCCCACCGTGAGCACCTGCGCCGTGGGGTGGCGGCCCGCCACGGGCGTGGCCGAGGCCGAGCCCAATATCTTCAGCTCGAAAGTCATGCGTTCAGAAAAAGCCGCAAGCCATAAGCTGCAAGCCGCAAGCTAGTGTCCTGGCTAGAAGCAGAACAGCAGCTTGCGGCTTGCAGCTTATGGCTTGCGGCTAAAAAGCTACTCCTTATCGGTCAGGTCGCGCTCGATGGCGTGCAGAAACACGCGGTCGATGCCTTCTTCTACGGTCGGCAGGATGTGCAGCACCGACTCCAGCTTGCTGATGGTGATGAGCTTCAGCACGTGGTCTTGCAGGCCGGTGAGCACCAGCAGGCCGCCCGTGGAGTTGCACAGCCGGTTGGCAATCAGAATGGAGCTAAGGCCCGACGAATCCGTGTACTTCACGTTCGTGAGGTCCAGGATTAAGTTGTTGATGCCTTCGGCGTTCAGCTTCACAAACTCCGATTTGAGGTCGGGCGCAACGGTGGTGTCGAGCTTCTTCTCCTCAATGGTGATGATGGTGTAGCTTTCTTTTTTATCAATCGTGTACTTCATACAGCGTAAGCAAGGAGAGTAAGGGAACGGCGAAGGTAAATAAAAAACCCAAAATTTTGGGTGAAGCCGGCTAATGTTTTGCGCCGGAGCGCAGCCCGGCGGCGGGTGGTCCCGCAAAGGTGAGCGAGGCCCAGGTAGATTGCCAATCGGCGCGGTCGCGCAGCCGGGTAGGAGCAGCCGTCATGTCCACGGCCGCCAGCAGGTAGGGGCCGGGTCCGGATAGTCGTAACAAGATTCGACCGTTTTGGTTGGCGCGGGTGGTGAAATGAGTGGTGGGCAGCCCGCCCGGCTGGCGCTGCCACACCTGCACGGCCGCCCCAAATGCCGGCCGGCCGTTGCGTAGTACCCGCACCGTGAGCGACTTATCAGTGGCTACGCGATAGGGGTTTTGCTCGGGCACCAGTTCCAGGGGCAGGCCGTAGACGTGCCGCCAGGCCGTGTCGGCAGGGGCAGGAGCGGGGTCGCCCACCTGCACCAAAGCTTTGGCGCAGCGGCGGTAGGTTTCGCGGCCGGGCAGGGCCATCTGGTCGTTTTCCTGGCGCAGCTTCAGGGCATAGTCCAGGCCTTCTTCGCGCAGGTAGGCCGTGAATTCGTTCGCCGGCAATTCGATGAAGGAATTGGTGGAGCGCATCAGCAGCACGTGCGTGCCGGGCTGCGCAAAGGCGAAGCCGGTGCGGAAAGTGTCGGTTTCGGCGGCGTTTTTGGGGGTGAGGTCGGTGGTGTCGGCCGGGGCGGGGCCGTAGCGCACGAGGCGTAGCACTTTGGTGGCTTTGGTGGTCCAGGGCTTGCCCACAAAGTCGGCCCCGATGAGGGGCCGAATGCTGACCGTGGCGCCGGGCGAGAGGCGGAAGCGCGGGGCTTCAAGCCAGAACTCGTGGGCGAGGGCGGCCGTGGCAAACAAAGCCAGTACGACGGTGAATCGATACTTCATGTGCTGAGTAAACGCCGGCGTTTCTTACTGCCGTTCCAGCGCCAGCGCGTAGGCCCGGTCGTAGTGCACGCGCAGGTTTTTCCAGTCGAAAAGCTCTGCTGAGCTTTCCACGGCGTTGCGTTGCATGATGCGCTCGCGGCGGTTGAGCAGCACGAAGTCCCACATCATGTTGGTGAGCTCCTCGGCCGACTCGTCGAAGGACTTTTCCTGGCGGTGCACTACGAAAATGCCTTTCTGCTCCGGCTCGGGGATGGTTTCGAGCACGTAGTCGCCGAAGCCCGACAGGTCGGAGGTGATGGCGGGCACGCCGCGGGCCACGCACTCGAGCGGGGTGTAGCCCCAGGGCTCGTAGTAGCTCGGGAACACGCCCAAGTGGCAGCCGCGCACAAACTGCCCGTACTCCATGCCCAGCAGCGGCGAGGCTGGCGACACAAAGTCGGGGTGGTACACCATTTTCACCCGGTCGTGCTTGTGGTTGAGCAGGTTGGCCCGGCGCATAAAGTTCAGGATGTCGTCGTCCTGGTCGTTCACCAGGTTGTGGGTGATGACGGGCGGCAGGGTGTTGGTCTTCCAGGTTTGGAGGGTGCGGCGGTAGCGCAGGCGCCAGTAGTCGTCCACCATGGAGCTGAGCTCGGGCAGTTTGTGGTCCTGGCTGGCGGCGGCGGCGTAGAACAGGCGCTCGCCCACTTGCCGCTCAATGGCCTGGCAGGTTTCGTGCACTTCGTCGAGCAGGGCGCGGCGCTCCAGTACCTGCGGGTTGATGCTGGTGTAAGGGCGCTTCGTGATGAAAAACATCACCACCTGGCCTTCCAGGCCGCTTTGCTGCAGGCGGTAGTTGAGGCGGGCCAGGGCTTCAAGGGTCAGGTCGAAGCCTTTGTTGTGGTACTCGTAGCGGCCCGAGGTGAAGAAATACAGCGTCTTGTCCAGGTCGAAGGCGTAGGACTGGAAAAAGTGCGCCATCACGAACTCGTGAATCTTGGCCTTGTACTGCTGGTGCAGGTTCTGGAACTCGTGCAGGGCCACGAAGCGCTCGATGTTGAGGCCGTTGGGCAGCACCGCGTCCGGAATCCGGTCCAGCAAATAGATGCACTCGCGCACCGTCAGCTCGCTCACGGTGGTGAAGACGTGGCTGCCGTGGGCGGCGGCGCGCTCCATCTTCACGGCCGGCTCGATGTTGAAGTGCTTGGCCTCGTTTTCCCAGTTCACCCACATGAGGTGGTCGTAGAAATCGGGGTCGTTCATGGCTAGGTAGCGGCCCAGCAGCGTGGCGTGGGTGGTGAAGAGCAAATGCGCGGGCACGTGCAGGCGGCGCAGCTCCGGAATGGCCACGCCGGTCATCCACTCGTGGAAGTGGCCCAGCAGGCGCTGCGCGGGCTTCACCTGCGCCGCCACGTGCTGAAAGAAAATGGTGGTGAGGTGCCCGAAGGCAATGACCTGGTGCAGCAAGTCATCGGTATCCGGCGAGGGAATGCCGTGGCGCTGCCACAGCTCCGATTTTAATTCGCCCAGCTTAGGGTAAGCCTGAAACGGGTTGATGAGCACCACCCGGGGCCGGCCCGTCACCAGCCAGGTGCCGTAGCTCACGTCGTAGCCCTGGGCGCGCATGGTGCGCACGGCCGCCCCAAACGGGTCGGAGGCGGTGTGCACGGTGAGGTCGTCGAAGGGCTCGAACTCGCCTTGGGCCATGTTGGGGAAGTAGGGGCCCAGCAGGCAGTAGCGGCTGCCCCAGGCGGGCATGGTGGCCGGCACCTTGGAGCGAATAACGGTGTAGATGCCGCCCACCTGGTTGCAGACCTCCCAGGCTACCTCGACGAGGAGCGAATCGGGAAACAGGGCTTCGGGGGCGTTGGAGGTGGTTTGCATGGGGGCGGGCACGGAAGGGCAGGGACAAAGAACGCGGCGAAAGGTAAGCCGGCTAGCGCCGTAGATGCCACTGCGGGCCGCCTTTTTTACGGCCGTCCGCTCGCCGGGCCGTCGGGGCCGGGCCAAAACTTCAACTCGTCGCGCCTGTTAGGGCCCTTGCAATACCCCATTTGTTCCCTTGTCCAAAGTATTATGGCCGACTCCACCAACGTTCTTGCCCTCGAAACCCCCATTTTGCCGGTGCTGGCCCAGCGCCGCAGCCCCCGCGCCTACAGCAGCCAGCCCGTGCCGCCCGAGGCCCTGGCCCAGGTGTTTGCGGCCGCTTCGTCGGCAGCGTCCTGCTTCGGCGAGCAGCCCTGGCGCTACCTTGTGGGTTCGCAAAGCACCAGCCCCGAGGCCTTTGCAAAGATTCTGGCCAGCATGGGCGAGTTCAACCAGGCGTGGGCCAAAAACGCGCCGGTGCTGGGCGTGAGCATTGCCAAACTCACATTCTCGCACGACGGCAACTCCAACGCCTGGGCCCGGCACGACGTGGGCCAGGCCACGGCCACCCTCGCCATTCAGGCCACCGAACTGGGCCTGCAGGTGCACCAGATGGCCGGCTACTCGCCCGACAAGCTGCGGGAGTCCTTTGCTATTCCGGCCGATTACGAGCCGGTGGCAGTGTTCACCCTCGGCTACCCCGGCGACCCCGGCAGCCTGGCCGATGGCCTGCGCGAAAAAGAGCTGGCCCCGCGCGCCCGCAAGCCGCTGGCCGAATTTCTGTTTGAAGGCGCCTGGCCCGGCCTGGCCGATGAGCGCTACGACTAGGCGCCGGTGTAAGTCGGCTTTAAGAATCCCTCACGCAAACCGCCTGTCTTGCAGCTCCAAGGGAGCCACCGGACAGGCGGTTTGCTGCGTGAGGAGTGGCGGAGGTGCTAGTGCAGCGGCCGCTTCTTGATGATGCCGCCGTGCGCGTCGTCGATGCCGTACTGCACCACGAAGGCGTTCGGGTCGATGCGCTGGATTGCGGCGTGGAGCTGGGGCAGCTCGAGGCGGGTGACGACGGTGAACACGATGTCGCGCTGGCTCAGCTGCTCGCCGCGCTTGCCGAAGCCGGCCTTGCCCTGGTAGAGGGTCACGCCCCGGCCCAGGCCCTCGGTGATGGCCAGCCGGATGGCCTCGCTCTGCTCCGACACGATGGTGACGCCCGTGTACTGCTCGATGCCGTTGAGCACGAATTCCATCACCCGCGACGCCGCGAAGTAGGTGAGCATGGAGTACAGCGCCGGCTCGGTGCCGAGCACCCACACTGCCACGCCAAAGATGATGACGTTCAGAATCAGAATGATGTCGCTGACTTTTAGCAAGGTGAGGTGGCGGCTCACCAGCAGGGCGGCTATTTCGGTGCCGTCGAGCACGGCGCCGCCGCGCATGGCCAGCCCAATGCCCGCCCCAATGAACACGCCGCCGAACACGGCCGTGAGCAGGCGGTCGGACGTGATGTCGGGAAACGGGACGAAGGCCAGCACCAGGGCCAGCCCGCCGATGCCAATGGCGCTGCGCACGGCAAAGCGGCGGCCCATCTGCCGGTAGCCCAGCGCCACAAAGGGCAGGTTGATGACCAGAATAAGAGCCGCCAGCGGCAGGTGGAGCAACGCCGCCAGCAGCATCGAAACGCCCGTCACGCCACCGTCGATGAAGTGGCTGGACAGCAGGAAGGCCTTGAGGCCGAAGGCGGCGGCGACGACGCCTGCTACGATAAAAGCTGCGTTTTGAACCTCAGAAGCGGGGCGGTTAATGGTCTTGGCAGGGGTGTTGGCCATGCAGCAAAGGAAAGGCAAAATGGAAGAAACACGGCCCGAACCCGGCGTTCGGGCGGCGAAAGAGCTTGGGATTTTGGGTCGACAAAAGCAAAAATGCCGCGCCGGCGGTCGCGCTCAAGTAGCGTGACTGCCGGCGCGGCACGACGTTGAGAGTATTTCCCAAGCGCCCTAATCCTGCGACAGAATGAGCACGGCGTAGGGCGCCACGCCAATGCTGCCGTGCCAGGCGTAGCCGTCGTATTCGCCCTCCTCGGCATCGAGGCCAAAGCTGTCGAAGTCGCCAAACTCCCCGTCGTAGCCGCGCCAGTCGCTGTTGAAGCGCACCGTCCAGTGGCCGGGGCCGGGCAGGCCGATGGTGTAGGCCTCGTGGGCCTGGTGGGCGAAGTTGGCCAGCACCACGGTGGTGTCGCGGGGGCCGCCGTCGCCGTCGGCCCAGCGGGCGAAGGCCACCAGCTTCTCCTCGTCGTTGACGTGGAAGACGCGGGTGTGCTGCCCGCCCAGGCCGCGCGTGAGGCCGTGGAAGTTGCGGCGCAGCGCAATCAGGTCGCGGTAGAGGTGCACCAGGCCGGCGTTGGCTTCCACGTGCGCCCATTCCAGCGGCTCGGCGTCGTTGAACTCACCGGGCGCCAGAAACTCCTGCCCCTGAAACAGCATGGGAATGCCCGGCGCCGTGAGTACCAGCGCCGCGCCCAGCGTGGTGCGCTTCTTGGCAAAATAATGGTCGGCCGCGCCGGGCATGATTTCCTCGGCCACGCGGCTTTTGCCGTTGGCCACCTCGTCGTGGCTTTCGGTGTAGATGACGCGGCGGAAGGCGTCGCCGTTGTAGGTCACGGCCAACGCCTCGGCCACGGCCGGCATGTTGCGGTCAGCGTCGTGGGCGGCGGTGAGGGCTTGCACCACGGGGTACACAAACGAGGAATCCCACTGCGAATCAAAACCCTGGCCGCCCTTTTCCACGCTTTCGGTGATGCCGGCGTGGCCGCGCATGTCCTCGGCGATGGTAATTTTCCAGGGCATGGTCTGGTCGATTTCCTCGTTTATCCAGCGCATCAGGCTCCAGCCTTCGGGCAGGTCGTCGCCGGGGTTGTCTTCCCCTTTCACGTTGCGAATGAAGGCAATGGCGTCGGCCCGCAGGCCGTCGACGCGGTATTCCTGCAGCCACATCAGGGCGTTGTCGCGGATGTACTGGCGCACTTCGGGGCGGCCGTAGTCGGGGCGGTTGTGGCCCCAGGGCGTTTCGGCTTTCCAGTCGTTGTAGAAGTAGATGCCGCCGCCGTCGTTCTCGCTCCAGCCGTCGAACTGCCACAAATCCAGGTCGCCGGGGCCGAAGTGGTTGTACACCACGTCGAGCACCACGGCAATGCCGTGCTGGTGGGCCGCCTTCACCAGTTGCTTGAAGGCCACGGGCCCGCCGTAGTCGCTTTCGAGGGCAAACGGGTTGGAGGGGTTGTAGCCCCACGAACGGCTGCCCGGAAACTCGGTGGCCGGCAGCAGCTCAATGCAGTTGATGCCCAAATCGCGCAGGTAGGGCAGCTTTTCGGCCACGTCGGCAAAGGTGCCCACTTTGTCGGCATCGGGGGCGTTGAAGGTGCCCACGTGCAGCTCATAAATCACGAGCTCGTTCCAGGCCGGCATGTGAAACTCGTCGTCGGCCCAGTCGAAATTGGGGTCGTGAATGACTGAGGAACCGGCCGAGTTGGTGACCTGCCGGGCGTAGGGGTCGTTGCGGTCGAGCTGCTGCTTGCCGTTGGTGAGGTGGTATTTGTATTCGTCGCCGGGCTTGGCCCCGGGCACGTCGGTGGCCCAGTAGCCGTCGGCTTCGTGCTGCAGCGGGTGCTGCGCGGCGTTCCAGTCGTTGAACGTGCCGATGACCGCAACGGCCTCGGCGTGGGGCGCCCACACCCGAAAGGTGGTGCCGCCGGCGTGGGGCACGGCGCCCATGCCGGGCTGGGGGCTGGGCGTAGCGGGCTGGGGAGCAGGCGTGGGGGTAGCAGTTTTGGCGAACGCGTTGGCGCGGGGCGCCGGTTTGGAAGCGGAAACGGTTGACATTGAAAAAAACAAAAACCTTTGCCCGGGCAGCCAAAAATTCGGCCGGTGCCAGGCAAGAGGTAGCTGGACAATACGCAGTTGCCAAACTTTTGGCTGGCTTACGCACGGCCGGGGGGCATTTGCGCTGCTAGTCAGGCGCCTGGCGCAGGCCGCGGTTGCCGATTTGCTAAATTCTGCCGACCTTTTCCGCCATGAATACCGCTCCGCCTGCCGCCGAGGGCCGCACCACGCTTTACCACCGCCGCCACGCCAAGCAGCAGGTGGGCAAGTCGCTGGGGCACGTGGCGCCGGCGCTGGTGCTGTTTTTCGGGGTTATCCCCATTCTCACGGGCGCCGAGCATTTTACGGTGCTGGGCGGGCTGGAAATAGCCGTGGGGGCCGCCTATCTCATGCTGATGGTGCGCGAGCTACGGCACCTGCGTCATAACCCCTTTCACCGCGAGCGAGTGGCCTGGCTGGAGCTGGCCGCCGCCGGTATTCTGGCTCTGGAAAGCTACCACATCTGGCACCGCCACCACGAAGCCGAACTGGCCGGCGCCCCGCACCGCCTGCACGTGCTGCCCTGGCTATACGCTGCCGTGGCCCTGATGTACGTGGTACTGGCCTTCCGCCTCAACAAGCTGACCGACCGGCAGTTCCTGCATCTGCACGCCCACGGATTTGCCGTGCGCACCCAGCGCTTGGGCCCGGCGCACGAGTTCACTTGGGCCGATGTAGCCGCCGTGGAGGCCGATGGCCCGGCTGATGCGCTGGTGCACCAAACCGATGGCCAGAAGCACCGCATTTCGTTTGGCAACACCTA
This DNA window, taken from Hymenobacter sp. 5317J-9, encodes the following:
- a CDS encoding STAS domain-containing protein → MKYTIDKKESYTIITIEEKKLDTTVAPDLKSEFVKLNAEGINNLILDLTNVKYTDSSGLSSILIANRLCNSTGGLLVLTGLQDHVLKLITISKLESVLHILPTVEEGIDRVFLHAIERDLTDKE
- a CDS encoding YitT family protein — encoded protein: MANTPAKTINRPASEVQNAAFIVAGVVAAAFGLKAFLLSSHFIDGGVTGVSMLLAALLHLPLAALILVINLPFVALGYRQMGRRFAVRSAIGIGGLALVLAFVPFPDITSDRLLTAVFGGVFIGAGIGLAMRGGAVLDGTEIAALLVSRHLTLLKVSDIILILNVIIFGVAVWVLGTEPALYSMLTYFAASRVMEFVLNGIEQYTGVTIVSEQSEAIRLAITEGLGRGVTLYQGKAGFGKRGEQLSQRDIVFTVVTRLELPQLHAAIQRIDPNAFVVQYGIDDAHGGIIKKRPLH
- a CDS encoding DUF4198 domain-containing protein encodes the protein MKYRFTVVLALFATAALAHEFWLEAPRFRLSPGATVSIRPLIGADFVGKPWTTKATKVLRLVRYGPAPADTTDLTPKNAAETDTFRTGFAFAQPGTHVLLMRSTNSFIELPANEFTAYLREEGLDYALKLRQENDQMALPGRETYRRCAKALVQVGDPAPAPADTAWRHVYGLPLELVPEQNPYRVATDKSLTVRVLRNGRPAFGAAVQVWQRQPGGLPTTHFTTRANQNGRILLRLSGPGPYLLAAVDMTAAPTRLRDRADWQSTWASLTFAGPPAAGLRSGAKH
- a CDS encoding ribonuclease Z; translated protein: MTFELKILGSASATPVAGRHPTAQVLTVGAASYLIDCGEGTQWQMLEHRVRPHHLRAVFVSHLHGDHYFGLFGLLGTMHLQGRTQPLRIVGPPGLDEVLITQARVSNMHLAFAMEFTPIDTEAHAVVYEDDVISVASLPMRHRIPCSGYLFSEKPRRANLLKEKLPAGLRPEQLARLAQGLDLEADGTQPGLRHADVAGPPPVPRRYAFFSDTLYTPALAALIQGVDLLYHEATFLEDLRERAAQTHHSTARQAAQLALDAQAKRLLLGHFSSRYKALEPLLHEARAVFPTAELATEGLLVSI
- a CDS encoding alpha-amylase family glycosyl hydrolase, which translates into the protein MSTVSASKPAPRANAFAKTATPTPAPQPATPSPQPGMGAVPHAGGTTFRVWAPHAEAVAVIGTFNDWNAAQHPLQHEADGYWATDVPGAKPGDEYKYHLTNGKQQLDRNDPYARQVTNSAGSSVIHDPNFDWADDEFHMPAWNELVIYELHVGTFNAPDADKVGTFADVAEKLPYLRDLGINCIELLPATEFPGSRSWGYNPSNPFALESDYGGPVAFKQLVKAAHQHGIAVVLDVVYNHFGPGDLDLWQFDGWSENDGGGIYFYNDWKAETPWGHNRPDYGRPEVRQYIRDNALMWLQEYRVDGLRADAIAFIRNVKGEDNPGDDLPEGWSLMRWINEEIDQTMPWKITIAEDMRGHAGITESVEKGGQGFDSQWDSSFVYPVVQALTAAHDADRNMPAVAEALAVTYNGDAFRRVIYTESHDEVANGKSRVAEEIMPGAADHYFAKKRTTLGAALVLTAPGIPMLFQGQEFLAPGEFNDAEPLEWAHVEANAGLVHLYRDLIALRRNFHGLTRGLGGQHTRVFHVNDEEKLVAFARWADGDGGPRDTTVVLANFAHQAHEAYTIGLPGPGHWTVRFNSDWRGYDGEFGDFDSFGLDAEEGEYDGYAWHGSIGVAPYAVLILSQD
- a CDS encoding nitroreductase family protein, encoding MADSTNVLALETPILPVLAQRRSPRAYSSQPVPPEALAQVFAAASSAASCFGEQPWRYLVGSQSTSPEAFAKILASMGEFNQAWAKNAPVLGVSIAKLTFSHDGNSNAWARHDVGQATATLAIQATELGLQVHQMAGYSPDKLRESFAIPADYEPVAVFTLGYPGDPGSLADGLREKELAPRARKPLAEFLFEGAWPGLADERYD
- a CDS encoding glycosyltransferase, which produces MQTTSNAPEALFPDSLLVEVAWEVCNQVGGIYTVIRSKVPATMPAWGSRYCLLGPYFPNMAQGEFEPFDDLTVHTASDPFGAAVRTMRAQGYDVSYGTWLVTGRPRVVLINPFQAYPKLGELKSELWQRHGIPSPDTDDLLHQVIAFGHLTTIFFQHVAAQVKPAQRLLGHFHEWMTGVAIPELRRLHVPAHLLFTTHATLLGRYLAMNDPDFYDHLMWVNWENEAKHFNIEPAVKMERAAAHGSHVFTTVSELTVRECIYLLDRIPDAVLPNGLNIERFVALHEFQNLHQQYKAKIHEFVMAHFFQSYAFDLDKTLYFFTSGRYEYHNKGFDLTLEALARLNYRLQQSGLEGQVVMFFITKRPYTSINPQVLERRALLDEVHETCQAIERQVGERLFYAAAASQDHKLPELSSMVDDYWRLRYRRTLQTWKTNTLPPVITHNLVNDQDDDILNFMRRANLLNHKHDRVKMVYHPDFVSPASPLLGMEYGQFVRGCHLGVFPSYYEPWGYTPLECVARGVPAITSDLSGFGDYVLETIPEPEQKGIFVVHRQEKSFDESAEELTNMMWDFVLLNRRERIMQRNAVESSAELFDWKNLRVHYDRAYALALERQ